One window from the genome of bacterium encodes:
- the gmd gene encoding GDP-mannose 4,6-dehydratase — protein MKKALITGITGQDGSYLAEILLKKGYEVHGIVRRSSSFNTQRIDHIYQDPHEPDVKLNLIYGDLNDASSLNKIIRTIKPDEIYNLGAQSHVKVSFEVPEYTGEVVGLGTTRLLEAIREAEINPKFYQASSSELFGNSPPPQNEDTPFYPRSPYAAAKAYAFYMVKNYREAYGLFACNGILFNHESPRRGETFVTRKVTMAVSRIKLGLQKKLYLGNLDARRDWGYAPEYCSAMYLILQQENPEDYVIATGETHSVREFVCEAFSYVGLYWKDYVEVDPKYFRPTEVEVLIGDASKAKKKLNWKPKVTFKELVKIMVEEDMEKVKKEHNIR, from the coding sequence ATGAAAAAAGCATTAATCACAGGGATAACAGGTCAGGATGGTTCATACCTGGCAGAGATTCTTTTAAAGAAAGGATACGAGGTACACGGAATTGTTAGAAGGTCAAGCTCATTTAATACACAAAGGATAGACCATATATATCAAGACCCACACGAGCCAGATGTAAAGCTTAATCTTATCTATGGAGACCTAAATGATGCAAGTTCATTAAATAAAATCATAAGGACAATAAAGCCTGATGAAATCTATAACCTTGGAGCACAGAGCCATGTAAAGGTAAGCTTTGAGGTTCCAGAATATACCGGAGAGGTTGTAGGATTAGGAACAACAAGGCTACTTGAGGCAATAAGAGAGGCAGAAATAAACCCTAAATTCTATCAGGCATCATCATCAGAGCTATTTGGAAATAGCCCTCCTCCACAAAATGAAGATACGCCATTTTATCCAAGAAGCCCCTATGCAGCTGCAAAGGCATATGCATTCTATATGGTCAAAAATTATAGGGAGGCTTATGGTTTATTTGCCTGTAATGGCATATTATTCAATCATGAATCACCAAGAAGGGGAGAGACATTTGTTACAAGGAAGGTAACAATGGCTGTTTCTAGGATAAAGCTTGGGTTGCAGAAAAAGCTCTATCTTGGAAATTTGGATGCAAGGAGGGATTGGGGCTATGCTCCAGAATATTGCAGCGCAATGTATCTTATTTTACAGCAAGAAAATCCAGAGGATTATGTCATTGCAACAGGAGAGACGCATTCTGTAAGGGAATTTGTTTGTGAGGCATTTTCTTATGTAGGTCTTTACTGGAAAGATTATGTAGAGGTAGACCCAAAATATTTTAGGCCAACAGAGGTTGAGGTTTTAATTGGAGATGCAAGCAAGGCAAAGAAAAAATTAAATTGGAAGCCAAAGGTAACCTTTAAAGAATTAGTAAAGATAATGGTTGAGGAAGATATGGAAAAGGTAAAGAAAGAGCATAACATAAGATGA